A segment of the Catharus ustulatus isolate bCatUst1 chromosome 12, bCatUst1.pri.v2, whole genome shotgun sequence genome:
AGGTACAGTGTCTTGAGTGTGGGAATCTGCAGGAGACTGTGGTAGCAGTGTTTTAGCAGTAGTGTGTATTTTAGGGAATATTCAAATTCCAGGACTCAGTGCTGTTAGGTAGCTGTAACTGTACTGAAGCCTGCTCTGCCAAAGCTTTCAGCCATGAAGCTGCTGGATGGAACCTGGCTTTGATGCACTATGTATGTACCTTTGGGTTGgtttttagatttattttctgtttgagtCTCTGTTAAAGCTTTTGTGCTAGGAAACAGACTGTCCAAATCTTGTGTTGGGTAAGAAATTAATGAGTGATCTCAGATGACTGTAGGTATGTTTTCATGTGTTTGTCATATAAACAGATAAATATTTGAGTATATTAACAGTTACATGACAGTTTCCATGAAAACTGCTAAATATAAGAGTTCattataattcttttttttagaCTTGATATAATTTGTGTCAAACTTTGATATATCTTCCCATTGCAGGTTTCAGGATGGCAGATATTTTAGAGGGGACAGATACAACTGGCAAGGTGACTACAGATCTAATCAGAGGCCAGACAGAGGCTGGGGTAACAActaccagcagcacagacaaggACAATCCTACTCCTCCCACTACGGACAGTATGGCTACAACTCCTACAACCCGGGGCCTCGTTACCATCCCTACTGATATCCTTGTGGGCTGAAAGTCCAGTGATGCTATGTAACAAATTCAGTTAGCTtttagttttcttattttttccactgtttatAGATGACTGAAGAACCAGTGTTACAGTCCAGTGCTGTTTTTCTGTAGTGTGAAATGAAAAAGGGAACTCCTTTTATGAATAATAAAACAGTATTATATGGAGTTTGTTTAGAGTCTGTAGATTTTAGATTAAATTTTTATCTCCTTCTTTTGTCTGAACGTGTGTTGTGCATGTTTTTTCTTCCATCACTGAGATTTCTCTCCGTTACCTTTTAGAAACCAAAACGGGTGAGGGGAGGATAGGATAGCTGTGGTTTGTATGCAGCAGTGGCACATTGCCTTAAGATAGCTCTTTTTGAAAATAACATACTGTGTCTTTCTGTGGAGAGAATTTCTTAGTTTGGTTTTTGACAGTGAGAAGCTCAGTTAGGTTTGAATTTCAGATGCCTTAAAACTGAGAAGATAGATTctattactgaaatattttatgggGTTGGCCTAGTGTCTGTTGAAACAATTGCTTCAATACATTTGCAGTATTCCTCTTAAAACATGGCCTAAGagttggattaaaaaaatagtagTTAAATATGTATCTTCTTGTAGCAGTTCAATGATACATAACTTTTACCTGAGAAGTAATATCAAACTTACTATCTGTGTCATCTTCAACTAAATTTGGTGTGTGCATAATAAATTTTGGAATTCCCATTTCAGTAAAGCTGTAAAACTTGGATGCTATTGTAGTTTATATGAAATACCTTGTGCATgttattgaagaaaaaaaaactatgaTCAGTACTGGTCTATACTTTTTTCTGTATGGGAAAATAGCACAAACAGTGCAGAGTGTTACTCAGTTCTTAGAATTTaggatttatggggttttttaagtaTTCACACAATAAAAGTATAGTTCACATGTAAGGATGTTTCTGAGTATTTCTGAAACCTACTTTTGAGACATTCCGGACTGCAACATTGTCAAGGAGCTGGACTGACAGATAAGTGCTAATGCTGGACAGCTGTGGGCTTAAGTTAGAAGAATGGCCTACTCAGCTGCAATCAGAAGGATGAGACACACTGTGATTAATTAGAAGTCTGGAGTGTTAATCCACTACCCACATTCTGCTCTAATAGGGTCAGAGTTCCCTGTTTCCCCATTTATGTGATCAGCTAATTTGTATCAAGGGAGCAGTGCGTGTCTTTGTACTTGAcatttccttcagctgctgtgcagaagcAGGGCCCCATCCCTGCTGACTGCTGTAAAAGTCACAGCATTAGGTGATAAGGAGCACAAATTAGTGCATCTTGATTTAAAGACAAAGTACAGAAGTCAGAAGCAGAGTCCCCCAGCTCATCAGATGCATTTAAGGGCTAAAGGGTGTGTTTACACAGGAACAGTCACTGTAGGTAGCTTTTACATAGGCTGTGATTCACAAGTGTCCTCACCTACCTGCTAAATgcatattttctgcttttcctataGTACTGTTAGCTCTCATACAGGTTTTAATATCATACTCCCTGAAGTATCTGCCTAGAATTCAGTTAGAAATCTTTTCACaagaggtttgtttttctctaaggAGTTCTGCTGGAAGCAATGCACTCCTTTGAACCCTCATTAATTTAAATACTGGAGCCTTTACAAAGGGAGATATAAGATCATGCAAAGTTCTTGCATCTGCTCTGTGGAGAGCCTGCAAGTCGGTACCCTTGGTGGAATTCCCATTTAATTCAGAATCATGTGCAAAGTGCCAAATACCCCAGGCTCCCCCTCCAAGAAGGAAGTGCATCACTTCCTGCAAAGAGCTGATACTGCCAGCTATAGCACGGAAgtcaggctgtgccaggatgTTCTTCCACACCATCTGGAGCAGCATCTCAGGTTGAAATGAAACCCAGCAGAAAGAACAGATCCATTTCATCTGTTGTCTTTCCTCAAGCTCAGtaactattttattattttgattatCTTTCAGCTAGTGAACAAAGAGTCCTAGAAggatttgggtgggaagggatctgAAAGATCATTTAGCTCCAACCCCTACCATGTCTTCCACTGGACAGGTTGATCAAAGTCCTATCCAACTGGCCTTGAACCCTTCCAGggttggggcatccacagtttctctgggcaatgtgtgccagtgtctcaccaccctagcaggaatttcttcccaatatcaTCAAGCTGACCTCCTTCAGTTTGAGGCCATTCCCCCTTCTCCTGGCATTGCATGTCTTTAttaaagtccctctccagctgtccTGTAGCCCCTGTAAGTAGGCTGGAGGTACTCTAAGGTCCTGTAGGTACTCTAAGGTCTCTTAGGAAGAGAAGAGCAACCTCTTCAAGGAAGGTTCTCTAAGGTCTCCCCAAattcttttccagctctctcc
Coding sequences within it:
- the RAMAC gene encoding RNA guanine-N7 methyltransferase activating subunit translates to MTSLADVPPNYEMMFAHRFTSDDKEYQEYLKRPADPPPIVEEWRNRSGGNQRNRDRFQDGRYFRGDRYNWQGDYRSNQRPDRGWGNNYQQHRQGQSYSSHYGQYGYNSYNPGPRYHPY